A genomic segment from Danio aesculapii chromosome 17, fDanAes4.1, whole genome shotgun sequence encodes:
- the slc22a15 gene encoding solute carrier family 22 member 15: MDLEEAFQVVGEFGSHQKRMITVLVFLQIYMACQSMLIILVGAVPEYHIEPVTEGVDGDVTQSVKFTEDVNSIVTEWYLVKHQAYKVNLAGSLFFAGVLIGNVLFGPLSDKIGRKPVFLTGLFFEVLFGYCTALAPSYEAFAMSRLLVGVMNGGMALVCFVLTQEYVGKSYWAMTGTLTNMTFAVGISLFAALGYYVRTWRNLATAANCPGLLLFLLCVTLPESPRWLYSRGHSEKAEDILQDFALRNGKGRIVVKLRRASSSPNSSSPGVFQLVTHPVLRWRTVVLMYVWYACSLVYYGLTLSASEDKGNRYFSVAMYGLVELPAYPLCMYFINKQWAGRRKSMANFLAFAGISCLLTMVVPVSGSLLSATSLALVGKLMVSAAFNIVYVYTSELYPTVIRNAGLGVCSMSCRVGGILAPFVPSMKSLHTSMPFMVFCLSGISAGCLGLLLPETLNKPAAETLDELHSPSYQRILEPQVRLLEEKHLTDHNEDDSD; the protein is encoded by the exons ATGGATTTAGAGGAGGCTTTCCAGGTGGTTGGAGAGTTCGGAAGTCACCAGAAGCGGATGATCACAGTGCTGGTGTTCCTCCAG aTTTACATGGCATGTCAGTCTATGCTCATCATCTTAGTGGGTGCTGTGCCAGAATATCACATAGAACCAGTCACCGAGGGTGTGGATGGAGACGTAACCCAAAGTGTGAAATTCACAGAGGATGTCAACTCAATTGTGACTGAG TGGTACCTGGTTAAACATCAAGCCTACAAAGTGAATTTGGCTGGATCTCTGTTCTTTGCTGGTGTGCTGATTGGAAATGTCTTGTTTGGACCACTATCTGATAAAATTGGGAGGAAACCTGTTTTTTTAACTG GTCTGTTTTTTGAGGTCTTGTTTGGTTATTGCACTGCATTAGCACCCAGTTATGAGGCGTTTGCTATGTCTCGGCTGCTGGTTGGTGTGATGAATGGAGGAATGGCGTTGGTCTGCTTTGTTTTGACTCAGGAATATGTGGGAAAGTCCTACTGGGCGATGACAG GGACCTTGACTAATATGACCTTTGCCGTAGGCATCTCTCTGTTCGCTGCATTGGGTTATTATGTTAGGACGTGGAGAAACCTTGCAACTGCTGCCAACTGTCCTGGACTTCTGCTCTtcctgctgtgtgt GACTTTGCCAGAATCTCCCCGATGGCTTTACTCTCGGGGTCACTCTGAGAAGGCCGAAGACATTCTGCAGGATTTCGCATTGAGGAACGGGAAAGGCAGAATTGTGGTGAAGCTGCGGCGGGCCTCCAGCTCTCCAAACTCATCCAGTCCTGGGGTCTTTCAGCTGGTCACACATCCCGTACTGCGCTGGAGGACGGTGGTGCTGATGTATGTGTG GTATGCCTGTAGCCTCGTTTATTATGGCCTTACTCTCAGTGCCAGTGAGGATAAAGGTAATCGTTACTTCAGTGTTGCCATGTATGGCTTGGTGGAACTGCCTGCTTATCCTCTCTGCATGTACTTCATTAACAAACAGTG GGCAGGCAGGAGGAAGTCAATGGCCAATTTTCTTGCTTTTGCAGGCATATCTTGTCTGCTCACAATGGTTGTACCTGTATCAG GGTCTTTATTAAGTGCCACATCACTGGCTCTAGTGGGAAAACTGATGGTCAGTGCTgcttttaatattgtgtatgtgtACACATCAGAACTCTACCCAACCGTGATCAG gaaTGCAGGTTTGGGAGTGTGTTCAATGTCTTGTAGAGTTGGGGGAATTCTTGCACCATTTGTACCAAGTATG AAATCACTACACACCTCCATGCCGTTTATGGTGTTCTGCTTGAGTGGGATTTCTGCAGGCTGTCTGGGTCTTCTCCTGCCAGAGACTCTTAATAAACCTGCTGCTGAAACGCTTGATGAGCTTCACAGCCCCTCATACCAGCGCATCCTAGAACCACAG GTCCGCCTTTTGGAGGAAAAGCACTTAACTGACCACAATGAAGATGATAGTGACTGA
- the kif11 gene encoding kinesin-like protein KIF11, translating to MASQVPAAKKDEKGRNIQVVVRCRPFNTVERKSGSHTVVECDQNRKEVMMRTGGATDKAARKTYTFDMVFGPSAKQIEVYRSVVCPILDEVIMGYNCTIFAYGQTGTGKTFTMEGDRSPNEEFTWEEDPLAGIIPRTLHQIFEKLSNNGTEFSVKVSLLEIYNEELFDLLSPAPDVTERLQLFDDPRNKRGVTIKGLEEITVHNKNEVYQILERGAAKRKTASTLMNAYSSRSHSVFSVTIHMKEITLDGEELVKIGKLNLVDLAGSENIGRSGAVDKRAREAGNINQSLLTLGRVIKALVERGPHVPYRESKLTRILQDSLGGRTKTSIIATVSPASINLEETLSTLDYANRAKSIMNKPEVNQKLTKRTLIKEYTEEIERLKRDLAATRDKHGVYLSVDNYETLNGKIVSQEEQITEYTERIAAMEEELKKIMDLFTDNKQKLEQCTEDLQDKNQRLEETHKDLTETRHRLNQEEFISAQLQTNECQLYNTADQLLSTAEASTQDVGGLHAKLQRKKDVELHNGKVQESFTQCMENCYNSMQTSLQDQSHKHAAMIDYYRSSVGELLNMNGNVFKETLGAVCESYSSIKGAVGEGVEQCKEQVLNQEKLSQDAQNSILEILDEHKRHLEEVLVAQAVPGIRSVMSMNDNLKQTLHRYHTLAEQMQSLKADMMSFFDAYTESLASMRECALQGFNSLRAEHDKLKQQISQAGNSHKARVAELVQCLQNQMNLLAVDTQNDFESLSQAASAQIPPLETLQSSIQSKCTVAEEQAVSVRACLGSSVHGVILEMNSVTEEGERALEECAGYCGHLQTSLDSLAESGLKWCDEAKGLTECKAQEQLKLIRQTDTAVQDLLKSVEEKGEKAVQDCETRLGQMQQEMEATLGRVEMQTSKDEATLQEHRETLSSINTQALDTVHNFISSELRQDLPTGTTPQRKEYTYPRVLSKPRSREELEEEFRSQQEQLQSELKPCEIVMEAEEKPLDQDSLEDEVSVSSDGNNTEQSCSDENLMCYENGRIPFFKKKSKKENGSKSLNRSKVENDSMLTPPRSKLPLRCQN from the exons ATGGCATCACAAGTACCAGCAGCCAAGAAAGATGAGAAGGGCAGAAACATACAAGTGGTTGTACGATGCAG ACCCTTTAACACAGTGGAGCGTAAATCTGGCTCTCACACGGTTGTTGAGTGTGACCAGAACCGAAAAGAGGTGATGATGCGTACTGGAGGTGCCACGGACAAAGCAGCAAGAAAAACATACACTTTTGATATG GTTTTTGGCCCTTCTGCCAAACAAATTGAAGTTTATAGGAGTGTGGTTTGCCCCATATTAGATGAAGTTATCATGGGCTATAACTGCACAATCTTTGC ATATGGGCAAACTGGAACAGGCAAAACCTTCACAATGGAAGGTGACCGATCACCTAATGAGGAGTTTACTTGGGAAGAG GACCCTCTGGCTGGAATCATTCCCAGAACTCTTCATCAGATCTTTGAAAAACTGTCCAATAATGGCACAGAGTTCTCAGTGAAGGTGTCTCTGCTGGAAATTTATAACGAGGAACTGTTTGACCTGCTCAGCCCTGCTCCTGATGTCACAGAGAGACTACAGCTCTTTGATGATCCCAGAAATAAA AGGGGTGTGACTATTAAAGGTCTGGAGGAGATCACAGTACACAATAAGAATGAGGTGTATCAGATTCTGGAGAGAGGTGCAGCCAAGAGGAAGACTGCCTCCACACTCATGAATGCCTATTCAAG TCGATCCCACTCTGTGTTTTCTGTGACTATTCACATGAAAGAAATCACACTGGATGGAGAAGAGCTAGTTAAGATTGGTAAACTCAACTTG GTGGATCTTGCAGGTAGTGAGAACATAGGGCGATCTGGTGCTGTGGATAAGCGTGCACGTGAAGCTGGCAACATCAACCAGTCTCTGCTAACTCTGGGTCGTGTAATCAAGGCTTTGGTGGAGAGAGGGCCTCACGTGCCCTACAGAGAGTCTAAGCTCACCCGCATACTGCAGGACTCACTAGGAGGACGCACCAAAACCTCTATCATCGCCACTGTGTCTCCTGCCTCCATCAATCTGGAG GAAACTCTGAGCACTTTGGACTATGCTAACAGAGCTAAGAGCATCATGAATAAGCCTGAGGTCAACCAAAAGCTTACCAAGAGAACTCTCATCAAG GAATACACAGAGGAGATTGAGAGATTGAAGAGAGATTTGGCTGCCACCCGTGACAAACATGGAGTGTACCTTTCTGTTGATAACTATGA GACTTTGAATGGTAAAATTGTGTCTCAGGAAGAGCAGATTACAGAGTACACTGAGCGGATTGCTGCAATGGAGGAGGAGCTCAAAAAG ATTATGGACCTGTTCACCGATAATAAGCAGAAATTGGAACAGTGCACAGAGGACCTGCAGGACAAAAACCAGAGACTGGAGGAGACTCACAAGGACCTAACAGAGACCAGGCACCGCCTTAATCAAGAGGAATTCATCAGTGCACAGCTTCAAACCAATGAGTGTCAACTCTATAACACTGCTGACCAG CTGTTGAGCACTGCTGAGGCCAGCACTCAGGATGTTGGTGGTCTCCATGCTAAGCTACAAAGGAAGAAAGATGTGGAGCTTCATAACGGGAAGGTCCAGGAAAGCTTCACCCAGTGCATGGAGAACTGCTACAACAGCATGCAGACCTCACTGCAGGATCAGAGCCACAAACATGCTGCTATGATTGACTATTACCGCTCTTCTGTGG GTGAGCTGCTGAACATGAATGGCAATGTGTTTAAGGAGACTTTGGGTGCTGTGTGCGAGTCTTACAGCAGTATTAAAGGAGCTGTGGGAGAAGGTGTGGAGCAGTGTAAGGAACAAGTGTTAAATCAGGAGAAACTCTCTCAGGATGCTCAGAACAGCATCCTGGAAATACTG GATGAACACAAACGGCACCTAGAGGAGGTTCTGGTTGCCCAGGCGGTGCCAGGTATCAGGTCTGTCATGTCCATGAATGATAATCTGAAGCAAACCCTTCACCGATACCACACCTTGGCTGAGCAG ATGCAGAGTCTAAAAGCAGACATGATGTCATTTTTTGATGCGTACACTGAATCACTGGCCAGTATGCGAGAGTGCGCTTTGCAGGGTTTTAACTCACTGCGTGCCGAACATGACAAACTCAAACAACAAATCAGCCAAGctggaaacagccataaagcg CGTGTGGCCGAGCTGGTTCAGTGTTTGCAGAACCAAATGAATCTGCTGGCGGTGGACACTCAGAATGACTTTGAGAGTCTTTCACAAGCAGCATCTGCCCAGATTCCTCCACTAGAAACATTACAGAGCTCCATACAGAG TAAATGCACCGTGGCTGAGGAGCAAGCCGTGTCTGTTCGCGCTTGTCTGGGTTCCTCTGTTCATGGAGTTATTTTGGAGATGAATAGTGTGACTGAGGAGGGAGAGAGGGCGCTGGAGGAGTGTGCTGGTTATTGTGGACACCTGCAGACATCTCTGGACTCGCTGGCTGAGTCGGGACTCAAGTGGTGTGATGAAGCTAAAGGCTTGACTGAGTGTAAAGCCCAAGAGCAACTCAAActcatcagacagacagacactgctGTGCAAGACCTGCTGAAG TCTGTGGAAGAAAAGGGTGAGAAAGCCGTTCAGGACTGTGAGACCCGATTGGGTCAAATGCAGCAGGAAATGGAAGCAACCCTGGGTCGTGTGGAAATGCAGACCAGCAAAGATGAAGCTACCTTGCAGGAGCACAGAGAGACCCTGTCCTCCATCAACACTCAGGCACTGGACACTGTGCACAACTTTATCAGCTCAGAGCTACGGCAGGATTTACCAAcag GAACGACCCCTCAGCGCAAAGAGTACACATACCCACGTGTGCTGAGCAAGCCAAGGAGTAGAGAAGAGCTGGAAGAGGAGTTCAGATCTCAGCAAGAGCAGCTTCAGTCTGAACTCAAACCATGTGAGATCGTCATGGAGGCGGAGGAGAAACCTCTTGACCAG GACTCTCTGGAGGATGAAGTCAGTGTTTCTAGTGATGGAAACAACACTGAACAGTCGTGCTCTGATGAGAACCTGATGTGTTATGAGAATGGAAGGATTCCCTTCTTCAAG AAGAAAAGCAAGAAGGAAAATGGCAGTAAATCACTGAACCGTTCAAAGGTGGAGAATGACAGCATGTTAACGCCACCCCGCTCTAAACTTCCACTCAGATGTCAGAATTAA